One Simonsiella muelleri ATCC 29453 DNA window includes the following coding sequences:
- a CDS encoding IS5 family transposase, translated as MGSKKRLIHQKQAMPTYAIIDSQSVKTASSTHDKGFDGGKKIKGRKRHVAVDTLGNLLSVVVHAANIHDTKAGIFVAKKAFETYPSLKGFCADAGYRNTFEREVSEQLGLTVEISKKIQDISWHTLPKRWIVERTFAWLGWSGRLAKDFEQTNLSAENFVKLGYISQILKFIK; from the coding sequence ATTGGTTCAAAAAAACGTTTAATCCATCAAAAACAAGCTATGCCAACCTATGCCATTATTGATTCACAAAGTGTCAAAACAGCTTCTAGTACACATGATAAAGGTTTTGATGGAGGTAAAAAAATCAAGGGTCGTAAGCGACATGTAGCTGTTGATACGTTGGGTAATCTATTGTCTGTTGTGGTTCATGCAGCCAATATTCATGACACAAAAGCAGGTATTTTTGTAGCAAAAAAAGCGTTTGAGACCTATCCGAGTTTAAAAGGTTTCTGTGCAGACGCAGGTTATCGGAATACATTTGAGCGTGAAGTATCAGAGCAATTGGGTTTAACTGTTGAGATTTCAAAGAAAATTCAAGATATTTCTTGGCATACTCTGCCCAAACGTTGGATTGTGGAACGAACGTTTGCATGGTTAGGTTGGTCTGGACGTTTAGCAAAAGATTTTGAGCAGACGAATTTATCTGCTGAAAATTTTGTTAAACTAGGGTATATTTCACAAATATTAAAATTTATCAAATAG
- a CDS encoding transposase, with protein MNAVLYMTKTGCQWRMLPNDFPSYSTVWSFYRRANQSGLWDRILLALVQKNV; from the coding sequence GTGAATGCCGTTTTGTACATGACCAAAACAGGTTGCCAATGGCGTATGCTGCCCAATGATTTTCCATCTTATTCAACCGTATGGAGTTTCTATCGCAGAGCCAATCAATCAGGCTTATGGGATAGAATTCTTTTGGCATTGGTTCAAAAAAACGTTTAA